In a single window of the Flavivirga spongiicola genome:
- a CDS encoding sulfatase family protein, protein MTFKKHSFLAYVLLTFVLVSCKNKTSNHKADSETTTKETQKPNIVFIYTDDLGYGDISAYGATEIKTPAIDALADEGIAFHNAYATAATCTPSRYSLLTGNYAWRKKGTGVAKGDEALLIDTKRTTLPSILKTAGYKTGIVGKWHLGLGDKSGPDWNGKISPGPLEIGFDYSYLIPATGDRVPCVFVENHHIVNLDPNDPVTVNYKEKVGNWPTGKENPDLLTMKPSQGHNNTIVNGISRIGYMTGGKAALWDDETIPMELVDKSNKFINSNKNQPFFLLLSTHDIHVPRIANKMFQGKSGMGARGDVILQLDWTVNEIVKTLKMQNLLNNTIIVFSSDNGPVIDDGYQDQARELLGDHNPTGGLRGGKYSAYNGGSKIPLIIRWPDGKGKGTISNALVSQVDFLSSFAALTGVKKVKEDVIDSQNSLDVFLGDNTTGRTAIVQESFMGPVSYLEGDWKYIEPIDGPKLVPWGPIIETGFQKEPQLYNIKNDPNEQENLASRFPERVKDFKEKLINLKKGGFANQHEVNLN, encoded by the coding sequence ATGACTTTTAAAAAACATTCATTTTTAGCTTACGTTTTACTCACTTTTGTATTAGTAAGTTGTAAAAACAAAACTTCAAACCATAAAGCTGATTCAGAAACAACTACCAAAGAAACTCAAAAACCAAATATTGTTTTCATTTATACGGACGATTTAGGTTATGGAGATATTAGTGCCTATGGAGCAACAGAAATTAAAACGCCAGCTATTGATGCCTTGGCTGATGAAGGCATAGCTTTTCATAACGCTTATGCTACAGCAGCAACCTGCACACCATCAAGGTATTCTTTGTTAACAGGAAATTATGCATGGAGAAAAAAAGGAACTGGTGTTGCAAAAGGAGATGAAGCACTTTTAATTGATACCAAAAGAACAACTTTACCAAGTATTTTAAAAACAGCAGGATATAAAACGGGAATTGTTGGAAAATGGCATTTAGGTTTAGGTGATAAAAGTGGCCCAGATTGGAACGGAAAAATTAGTCCAGGGCCTTTAGAAATTGGTTTTGACTATTCGTATCTAATTCCTGCAACTGGTGATAGAGTGCCTTGTGTGTTTGTAGAAAATCATCATATTGTAAACCTAGATCCTAACGATCCTGTGACTGTAAATTACAAAGAAAAAGTCGGGAATTGGCCAACAGGTAAAGAAAACCCTGATTTATTAACCATGAAACCTTCACAAGGGCATAACAACACCATTGTAAACGGCATTAGCAGAATTGGATATATGACAGGCGGAAAAGCTGCCTTATGGGATGATGAAACTATCCCAATGGAATTGGTCGATAAATCTAATAAATTCATCAATTCAAATAAAAATCAACCTTTCTTTTTATTGCTTTCTACACATGATATACATGTGCCAAGAATTGCCAATAAAATGTTTCAAGGTAAAAGTGGTATGGGGGCAAGGGGAGATGTTATTTTACAATTAGATTGGACAGTAAATGAAATTGTAAAAACACTCAAAATGCAAAATTTATTAAATAATACCATTATTGTTTTTTCTAGTGATAATGGACCAGTTATAGATGATGGCTACCAAGATCAAGCGAGAGAATTATTAGGAGATCATAATCCAACAGGAGGTTTGAGAGGTGGAAAATATAGTGCTTATAATGGTGGTAGTAAAATACCATTAATTATTCGTTGGCCAGATGGAAAAGGAAAAGGAACTATTTCTAACGCGCTTGTAAGCCAGGTTGATTTTTTAAGTTCTTTTGCAGCTTTAACTGGTGTTAAGAAAGTAAAAGAAGATGTTATAGATAGCCAGAACAGCTTAGATGTTTTTTTAGGAGATAACACCACAGGAAGAACAGCAATTGTCCAAGAAAGTTTTATGGGTCCAGTGTCTTATTTGGAAGGGGATTGGAAATACATTGAACCTATTGATGGTCCAAAACTAGTGCCTTGGGGACCAATAATTGAAACTGGTTTTCAAAAAGAACCACAATTATATAACATCAAGAACGATCCGAATGAGCAAGAAAATCTAGCTTCAAGATTTCCTGAAAGAGTAAAGGATTTTAAAGAAAAGCTTATTAATTTGAAAAAGGGTGGTTTTGCAAATCAGCATGAAGTAAATCTTAATTAG
- a CDS encoding T9SS type A sorting domain-containing protein — translation MRKITLLLSIIVLNTMVISAQIIPTGLWYPIGDVTISTVTDDGDNGDGAGDGALFINGQSSVVGQGARFKFNGTMESGTNYAIDSYIYNFSGSFSRVRVSLHNITDDVELAVYVDAGTVLNGSNQLENVVFNYTAIASDVGDQLELRYVRNDDGNTARDFKIDNASLGGTFITEALPAVSSSGVWSAIGDTAITNTTNDDDNGDGLNDGAIYVDGLSAVVGQGVAFTFDEAIVNGNRYTAEATIYNSDASFSRLQLSLYNATDDVVLATSSSVVLVGGAIETTSITYDALATDNGDVLVLRFIRDDDGNTARNFSIDIAKINGAVLSTTVLGIEDNILKQGIATYPNPVSHILNIKKIDNGITIKNASLYNIIGKEVYTAINTSSIDVSNFSKGLYILKLESQEGGVLTKKVLVE, via the coding sequence ATGAGAAAAATTACTTTATTATTATCAATTATTGTTTTGAATACAATGGTCATCTCTGCTCAAATTATACCTACAGGTCTGTGGTATCCAATTGGAGACGTGACTATTTCTACCGTCACAGATGATGGAGATAACGGCGATGGTGCTGGTGACGGAGCATTGTTTATTAATGGTCAATCATCTGTTGTTGGTCAAGGAGCTCGCTTCAAATTTAACGGAACTATGGAGAGCGGAACAAACTATGCAATAGATAGTTATATTTATAACTTTAGTGGCTCCTTCTCTAGAGTAAGAGTATCTCTACATAATATTACTGATGATGTTGAATTGGCAGTTTATGTTGATGCAGGCACCGTTTTGAATGGTTCAAATCAACTTGAAAATGTGGTATTTAATTATACTGCAATTGCATCAGATGTTGGTGACCAATTAGAATTAAGATATGTTAGAAACGATGATGGTAATACAGCACGAGATTTTAAAATAGATAATGCAAGCTTAGGAGGAACTTTTATAACTGAAGCCCTTCCCGCTGTTTCATCATCTGGAGTATGGTCTGCTATTGGTGATACTGCAATAACAAATACTACCAATGATGATGATAATGGTGATGGTTTAAATGATGGAGCAATATATGTAGATGGTTTATCTGCCGTTGTAGGCCAAGGGGTAGCATTTACTTTTGATGAAGCCATAGTTAATGGAAACAGATATACAGCAGAGGCAACAATTTATAATTCAGATGCATCTTTTTCACGCCTACAATTATCACTCTATAATGCTACAGATGATGTTGTGTTGGCTACAAGCAGTTCGGTTGTTCTTGTTGGAGGTGCTATAGAAACCACTAGTATTACATATGATGCCTTAGCAACCGACAATGGAGATGTTTTGGTTCTTAGATTTATAAGAGATGATGATGGTAATACGGCACGTAACTTTAGTATAGATATTGCTAAAATAAATGGAGCAGTATTGTCTACCACAGTTTTGGGTATTGAAGATAATATATTAAAGCAAGGTATTGCAACATATCCTAACCCAGTTAGTCATATTTTGAACATAAAAAAAATAGATAATGGTATTACAATTAAGAATGCTTCACTTTATAATATAATTGGTAAAGAGGTATATACAGCCATTAATACAAGCTCTATTGATGTTTCAAATTTCTCTAAGGGGTTATATATTTTAAAACTAGAATCTCAAGAAGGTGGCGTTTTAACAAAAAAAGTTCTTGTAGAGTAG
- a CDS encoding sulfatase family protein: MKIIFKYILITLSLIVLIYCVNFIQKETVNKNEQTQPNILFIFPDQFRNAAVGINNQDPVYTPNLDKLAKEGMVISNAISNYPLCSPYRGMLMTGKLPYNNSILSNSNSKRYKYNNSWQKDDISISDVLVNNGYDAGYVGKLHLMSPPPIKGKDTVLWDAYQPKELRHGFNFWYAYGTFDQHNNPHYWINDANEEEITYVNEWSPKHEADVIIDYIKHPSTKTRSKDKPFALFWSVNPPHPPYQYVPEKYLKHYKDKSLDELLVRQNVDLNTDAKDLTFHSGATRKRTYLAKEHVKNHFAMITGVDEQIGRVLKALKDEGLEENTIVVITSDHGEMMGSHGLMSKNVWFEEAINVPFIIKWPKKIKGNQKSDLIVSATDIMPTLLNMVEATEGIPTNIDGKDLSSIILVDKGDKPTSALYYFILEGKPESGHRGIRTHRHTYVITIDKKNVERKFLYDNKKDPYQKTNLIGKADNTEKRLHAELLKNLREKKDPWLEKYQNLE; the protein is encoded by the coding sequence ATGAAAATTATTTTTAAATACATATTAATTACCCTTAGTTTAATAGTATTAATTTATTGTGTAAATTTCATACAAAAAGAAACCGTAAATAAAAACGAACAAACACAACCTAATATATTATTTATTTTCCCAGATCAATTCAGAAATGCAGCTGTTGGTATAAATAATCAAGACCCTGTTTATACTCCTAATTTAGATAAATTAGCAAAAGAAGGCATGGTAATTTCTAACGCTATAAGTAATTATCCATTATGTAGCCCTTATCGCGGGATGTTAATGACGGGGAAATTGCCATACAATAATTCGATATTAAGTAATAGTAATTCCAAACGTTATAAATACAATAATTCTTGGCAAAAAGACGATATAAGTATTTCTGATGTTTTAGTAAACAATGGGTATGATGCTGGTTATGTTGGTAAATTACACTTAATGTCTCCACCACCAATTAAAGGAAAAGATACTGTACTTTGGGATGCATATCAACCAAAAGAATTACGTCACGGATTTAATTTTTGGTATGCTTATGGTACTTTCGATCAACATAACAATCCTCATTATTGGATAAATGATGCCAATGAAGAAGAAATTACTTATGTAAACGAATGGTCTCCAAAACACGAAGCTGATGTAATTATAGACTATATTAAACATCCTTCAACAAAAACTAGAAGTAAAGATAAGCCGTTTGCATTATTTTGGTCTGTAAACCCACCACATCCGCCTTACCAATATGTACCAGAAAAATATTTAAAGCATTATAAAGATAAATCATTAGATGAGTTACTAGTAAGGCAAAATGTAGATTTAAATACTGATGCCAAAGATTTGACGTTTCATTCTGGAGCGACAAGAAAAAGAACATATTTAGCCAAAGAACATGTAAAAAATCATTTTGCAATGATTACTGGTGTAGATGAGCAAATAGGTCGTGTTTTAAAAGCGTTAAAGGATGAAGGTTTAGAAGAAAATACTATAGTCGTAATTACTTCAGATCATGGAGAAATGATGGGAAGTCATGGTTTAATGTCTAAAAATGTATGGTTTGAAGAAGCCATAAATGTACCTTTTATAATCAAATGGCCAAAGAAAATAAAGGGCAATCAAAAAAGTGATTTGATAGTTAGTGCTACCGATATTATGCCAACACTTTTAAATATGGTAGAAGCTACAGAAGGTATACCAACCAATATAGATGGTAAAGATTTGTCATCAATAATTTTAGTAGATAAAGGCGACAAACCAACATCGGCATTATACTATTTTATTTTAGAAGGTAAACCAGAATCTGGTCACAGAGGTATAAGAACCCATAGGCATACTTATGTTATAACTATTGATAAGAAAAATGTAGAACGTAAGTTTTTGTATGATAATAAAAAAGATCCATATCAAAAAACAAACCTAATAGGAAAAGCTGATAATACAGAAAAAAGATTACATGCAGAATTACTTAAAAACTTAAGAGAAAAGAAAGATCCTTGGTTAGAAAAATATCAAAATTTAGAATAG
- a CDS encoding glycoside hydrolase family 88 protein → MRFKILLLICLVSFASCKDSNKIDNTSTISENKIEVDLKKQIDDCENQLEIAIPKLIDLTKHPRLIDTGSTEWKQVPNDKLVWTSGFYPGVLWYAYDVTGKEKWKEEAIKRTEVFEDFKTITEHHDIGFMMFPAYGKGYEIGNKGVYKDILLTSANSLASRFNPNVGTIKSWSNKMHPRWKEHITIIDNMLNLELLFWAAKNGGDSKFYDIAVKHAETTMKNHFREDYTSWHVLEYDSNNGSVINRHTKQGYADDSRWSRGQAWGVYGYTMVYKETKDKKFLEFAQKITDKYLSLLPEDMVPCWDFDVQDNPKEEKDASAAAVVASALLDLSTFVESKEDQERYYNAALKTLKSLGSENYSAVGKADSFLLHSTGAKSLGHEIDVALIYADYYYIEALSRLKKMKGKH, encoded by the coding sequence ATGCGCTTTAAAATTCTTTTATTAATCTGTCTTGTAAGTTTTGCAAGTTGTAAAGACTCTAATAAAATAGATAATACTAGTACTATTTCAGAAAATAAGATTGAAGTAGATTTAAAAAAACAGATTGATGATTGCGAAAATCAATTAGAAATTGCTATACCTAAACTAATCGATCTTACAAAACATCCACGTTTAATAGATACGGGCTCAACCGAATGGAAACAAGTGCCAAACGATAAATTGGTTTGGACTTCTGGTTTTTACCCAGGAGTTTTATGGTATGCATATGATGTAACTGGAAAAGAAAAATGGAAGGAAGAGGCTATTAAGCGGACCGAAGTTTTTGAAGATTTTAAAACCATTACAGAGCATCACGATATAGGCTTTATGATGTTTCCTGCTTATGGGAAAGGATACGAAATAGGTAATAAAGGAGTATATAAAGATATTCTTTTAACATCAGCAAATTCACTTGCAAGTCGATTTAATCCAAATGTAGGAACTATTAAATCTTGGTCAAACAAAATGCACCCGCGTTGGAAGGAACATATTACAATTATCGACAATATGTTAAATTTGGAATTACTGTTTTGGGCTGCTAAAAATGGAGGAGATTCAAAGTTTTATGATATAGCTGTTAAACATGCGGAAACTACTATGAAAAATCATTTTAGAGAGGATTATACCTCATGGCATGTTTTAGAGTATGATTCTAATAACGGTAGTGTAATAAACAGACACACAAAACAAGGTTATGCAGACGATAGTAGATGGTCTCGCGGACAAGCATGGGGTGTTTATGGATATACGATGGTGTACAAAGAAACCAAAGACAAAAAGTTTTTAGAGTTTGCACAAAAAATAACAGATAAATATTTGTCGTTGCTTCCTGAAGATATGGTACCTTGTTGGGATTTTGATGTTCAAGACAATCCAAAAGAAGAAAAAGACGCCTCTGCAGCCGCAGTAGTTGCTTCTGCATTATTAGATTTAAGCACTTTTGTTGAAAGTAAAGAAGATCAAGAGCGTTACTACAACGCTGCTTTAAAAACTCTAAAATCTTTAGGTTCAGAAAATTATTCTGCAGTGGGTAAAGCAGATTCTTTCTTGTTACATTCTACTGGAGCTAAATCTTTAGGACACGAAATTGATGTGGCTTTAATTTATGCAGATTACTACTATATTGAAGCACTTTCCAGATTAAAAAAAATGAAAGGGAAACATTAA
- a CDS encoding DUF4955 domain-containing protein, with translation MIKNKSISIFISCLMVAMSSIYNVKAQESLIWKKFTGEISNSEIPMLFDYSYAGYQLGEVGIPEKFKYLKVFNITHFGAIPNDAISDQDAIQAAINAAEKNKGGIVFFPKGEFLVNVKPKKTNPITIKSSNIILKGSGWGKDGTVINMKNHMLQRTPNEPEWKVSYMFNFFSEKGSKAQANITKNAEEGDFTIEVENANVFKNTKYIQLEMPFSLDAVSESLGGKEARPHWEKVKGKGVTFIENHEIKSISGNKITFKDPIVNSINTNYNWRAKPFYPLENVGVEGIFFKANFKDTFVHHKDFVHDNAWSIISMQRVANSWVRKCRFSNVTGAVSMSNSYASSILMLLVEGNSGHKLTNVTQSTRVLTGLINDASNYGQFHGASMSHKTSGSVIWRVKTPKQGWDSHADIPKNNLVDLYEGFKMSNHGGFYKNEPHHLKGLTLWNYKRVGDSVSNYDFWKLSGKGMYWGFSVVDPIIVGLHGTSTTFNRANIGYIESLGKTVLPNSLYEAQLKFRLKKTPKWITESLKTWQTLETNWLQNKI, from the coding sequence ATGATAAAAAATAAAAGCATATCTATTTTTATTAGTTGTTTGATGGTAGCTATGAGTAGCATTTATAATGTAAAAGCTCAAGAATCACTTATTTGGAAAAAATTTACAGGTGAAATTTCAAATTCTGAAATTCCAATGCTTTTTGATTATTCATATGCAGGCTATCAATTGGGTGAAGTAGGAATTCCTGAAAAATTCAAATATTTAAAAGTTTTTAATATAACCCATTTTGGTGCTATTCCTAATGATGCTATTTCAGATCAAGACGCAATTCAAGCTGCAATAAATGCCGCAGAAAAAAATAAAGGAGGCATTGTTTTCTTCCCTAAAGGAGAATTTTTAGTAAATGTAAAGCCAAAAAAAACGAATCCGATTACTATAAAATCTTCTAATATTATTTTAAAAGGAAGTGGTTGGGGTAAAGATGGGACAGTAATCAACATGAAAAACCACATGTTGCAAAGAACTCCAAATGAACCAGAATGGAAAGTGAGTTACATGTTCAATTTCTTCTCTGAAAAAGGAAGTAAAGCACAAGCAAACATCACTAAAAATGCAGAAGAAGGCGATTTTACAATAGAAGTGGAAAATGCTAATGTTTTTAAAAATACCAAATACATTCAATTAGAAATGCCTTTTAGCCTAGATGCTGTTTCAGAATCCTTAGGAGGAAAAGAAGCACGTCCACATTGGGAAAAGGTAAAAGGAAAAGGGGTGACTTTTATAGAAAACCATGAGATAAAGAGTATATCTGGCAATAAAATCACTTTTAAAGACCCGATAGTAAATTCAATAAATACCAATTACAATTGGCGAGCTAAACCTTTTTACCCTTTAGAGAATGTGGGTGTAGAAGGCATTTTTTTTAAAGCAAATTTTAAAGATACATTTGTACATCATAAAGATTTTGTGCATGATAATGCCTGGTCTATAATTTCTATGCAAAGGGTTGCAAATTCTTGGGTTAGAAAATGTAGGTTTAGTAATGTTACTGGCGCCGTTTCAATGAGTAACAGTTACGCTTCTTCTATTTTGATGTTGCTAGTAGAAGGGAATAGTGGTCATAAACTAACTAATGTGACACAATCAACAAGGGTTTTGACAGGTTTAATTAATGATGCTTCAAATTATGGTCAATTTCATGGAGCATCAATGTCTCATAAAACTTCAGGTTCTGTAATTTGGCGTGTAAAAACCCCAAAACAAGGTTGGGATTCGCATGCCGATATCCCAAAAAACAATTTGGTAGATTTATATGAAGGCTTTAAAATGAGCAATCATGGCGGGTTTTATAAAAACGAACCACATCATTTAAAAGGTTTAACACTTTGGAATTACAAACGCGTTGGAGATTCAGTAAGCAATTATGATTTCTGGAAATTATCAGGCAAAGGGATGTATTGGGGTTTTTCAGTTGTAGATCCAATTATAGTTGGCTTGCATGGTACATCTACTACTTTTAATCGAGCAAATATCGGATATATTGAAAGTTTGGGAAAAACAGTTTTACCAAATTCTTTATATGAAGCACAATTAAAATTCCGATTAAAAAAAACACCAAAATGGATTACCGAAAGTTTAAAAACTTGGCAAACACTAGAAACGAATTGGCTTCAAAATAAAATATGA
- a CDS encoding chondroitinase family polysaccharide lyase has translation MTVNLSKVHKKNNLCISFLLLIVAFGYTQNSEKPAVESFESEFVLSKYDESNGTLMLSEDHYRFGKKSLQWEWTGEASFGTSNFKFLTQEESPLAYGDFFPASPTLQMSIYNETPQNEKITIAYEKGGQKEVWFDIPLNFKGWRTIWVPFYEMQGNAPKKEAVVNYDYFKISTTSKSGTLFFDDIIFSQYQDDRHQYPDEIVPFVKSDLNLGDDHWMPLIENYKRIQNIEGIPISTSVIADLEKFEKLIDNEFVIPKKYKAYVNSLKEGFQNLNLKDNGKTVTGPPLTFKREQEYFDKKQQGNNKFNKIQDLGKALKKLAIYHDRVDGSDKETLENMFLIGIKYFLDQGWQAGSSGGTRHHIGYNVREITEACYIMRGLLKEEGLLNDVGASLHWLFNLGMILDDEKNFHVNIDYLNTQSYYHLILIFLVESQEKQAVLLGAYSKYISIILAQQKEEWGFKIDGTSWHHNGHYPAYGMGAFKSVPKIIRTLSGTRFRIRRQGHENFKKAFLTTRAYSQLYDFGFGNAGRHPLDGNNISTLKKQYLLMANSGNPSGREKIDRDVAAAYLRLWGKDDIINTTLFTGMHGIKSEVLKGYHTLPYAATAIHRDKGWAAIIKGYSKYVWASEIYVASNRYGRYPANGTIQLLNNQGEKGSGFKQEGWDWNRYPGATIIYLPLEELETKKPLLMFRSDETFAGAVELENNGVFGMILNEGKGSNADGAKSKVGFPGRLKAKKSVFSFGDKLICIGTDISSIDEKNPTQTNLFQTFLQDNKDPIYTSSKKITKLPFEGELPKNTEAKNWIIDPYGNAYHILSNHTINFKKEKQHSYHNKYSVNTGKMNPKGKGAKETEGNYASAWINHGLAPKKANYQYVIYPFNNEAEINNFDKKVNNAKSYTILRADSIAHIVKDLKTNTTGYVVFEAKNSLEKGLLKEVSKPALVMLREDGINNITLSVVQPDLNFPEYKKGRYRNYSRHIQFFITLNGEWTTSITPQVLSVDNSSNGITRITLECKDGFPVELKLIKL, from the coding sequence ATGACTGTAAATTTATCTAAAGTACATAAAAAAAATAATCTATGTATTAGTTTTTTACTTTTAATAGTAGCCTTTGGCTATACCCAAAATAGTGAAAAACCAGCAGTAGAATCTTTTGAGTCAGAGTTTGTGTTGTCTAAATATGACGAGTCAAACGGAACATTAATGCTAAGCGAAGATCATTATAGATTCGGAAAAAAATCCTTACAATGGGAATGGACAGGCGAAGCTTCTTTTGGTACTTCAAATTTTAAATTTTTAACCCAAGAAGAAAGCCCACTAGCTTACGGTGATTTTTTCCCTGCAAGCCCTACATTACAAATGTCAATATACAATGAAACGCCCCAAAATGAAAAAATTACAATTGCTTATGAAAAAGGAGGGCAGAAAGAAGTATGGTTTGATATACCATTAAATTTTAAAGGTTGGCGAACAATTTGGGTGCCTTTTTACGAAATGCAAGGAAACGCACCAAAAAAAGAAGCAGTTGTTAATTACGATTATTTTAAAATCTCTACGACTTCTAAAAGTGGTACTTTATTTTTTGATGATATTATTTTTTCTCAATATCAAGATGATAGACATCAATATCCAGATGAAATTGTACCGTTTGTCAAGTCAGATTTAAATTTAGGAGATGACCATTGGATGCCTTTAATTGAGAATTATAAACGTATTCAAAATATAGAAGGAATACCGATTTCAACATCGGTAATAGCAGATCTAGAAAAGTTTGAAAAACTAATTGATAATGAATTTGTAATTCCAAAAAAATACAAAGCTTATGTTAATTCACTAAAAGAGGGCTTTCAAAACCTAAACCTTAAAGATAATGGTAAAACAGTAACGGGTCCCCCCCTTACTTTTAAAAGAGAACAAGAGTATTTTGATAAGAAGCAACAAGGAAATAATAAGTTTAATAAAATTCAAGATTTAGGTAAAGCATTAAAAAAATTGGCTATTTATCACGATAGAGTAGATGGTTCCGATAAAGAAACGCTTGAGAATATGTTTTTAATTGGAATAAAGTATTTCTTAGATCAAGGTTGGCAAGCTGGAAGTTCAGGAGGGACGCGTCACCACATAGGTTATAATGTAAGAGAAATTACAGAGGCCTGCTACATAATGAGAGGTTTATTAAAGGAAGAAGGTCTTTTAAATGATGTTGGAGCCAGTTTACATTGGTTATTTAATCTCGGAATGATTTTAGATGATGAAAAAAACTTTCATGTTAATATAGATTATTTAAACACACAATCGTATTATCACTTAATACTCATCTTTTTGGTTGAAAGCCAAGAAAAGCAAGCTGTTTTGTTGGGAGCTTACTCTAAATATATATCTATTATTTTGGCACAACAAAAAGAAGAATGGGGATTTAAAATTGATGGTACTTCTTGGCATCATAATGGACATTATCCTGCTTATGGTATGGGAGCTTTCAAATCGGTTCCTAAAATAATTAGAACCTTATCTGGTACTCGATTTCGTATTCGTCGTCAAGGACATGAAAATTTCAAAAAAGCCTTTTTAACAACGAGGGCATATAGTCAATTATATGATTTTGGCTTTGGTAATGCTGGACGACATCCTTTAGATGGTAACAATATATCAACATTAAAAAAGCAATATCTCTTAATGGCAAATTCTGGAAACCCGAGTGGAAGAGAAAAAATCGATAGAGATGTTGCCGCAGCTTATTTAAGACTTTGGGGTAAAGATGATATTATAAATACCACTTTATTTACAGGTATGCATGGTATTAAAAGCGAAGTTTTAAAAGGGTACCATACTTTGCCATATGCTGCAACAGCAATTCATAGAGATAAAGGTTGGGCCGCAATTATTAAAGGTTATAGCAAGTATGTTTGGGCATCAGAGATTTATGTAGCTTCTAATAGATATGGGCGTTATCCAGCCAATGGCACCATTCAGCTATTAAATAATCAAGGAGAAAAGGGGAGCGGTTTTAAGCAAGAAGGTTGGGATTGGAATAGATATCCTGGGGCAACCATTATTTATTTACCATTAGAAGAATTAGAGACTAAAAAGCCACTATTGATGTTTAGGTCTGATGAAACTTTTGCTGGGGCTGTTGAATTAGAAAATAATGGTGTTTTTGGTATGATTTTAAATGAAGGAAAAGGATCTAATGCTGATGGAGCTAAAAGCAAAGTAGGTTTTCCAGGTAGGCTAAAAGCAAAAAAATCGGTGTTTTCTTTTGGTGATAAACTTATTTGTATTGGTACAGATATTTCTAGTATCGACGAAAAAAATCCTACGCAAACCAACTTATTTCAAACATTTTTACAAGATAATAAAGATCCCATTTACACATCATCAAAAAAAATAACAAAGCTTCCTTTTGAAGGTGAATTGCCTAAAAATACTGAAGCAAAAAACTGGATTATTGATCCTTATGGTAATGCGTATCACATTTTATCAAATCATACTATTAATTTTAAAAAGGAAAAGCAACACTCGTATCACAATAAATATTCTGTAAATACAGGTAAAATGAATCCGAAAGGTAAAGGAGCAAAAGAAACCGAAGGTAATTACGCTTCGGCATGGATTAATCATGGTTTAGCCCCTAAAAAGGCTAATTATCAATATGTTATCTATCCTTTTAATAATGAAGCAGAAATAAATAATTTTGATAAAAAGGTAAATAATGCTAAGTCTTATACTATTTTAAGAGCAGACAGTATCGCTCATATTGTAAAAGATTTAAAAACAAATACAACGGGTTATGTTGTTTTTGAAGCTAAAAATAGTTTAGAAAAAGGACTTTTAAAAGAAGTTTCTAAACCAGCTTTGGTAATGTTAAGAGAGGATGGTATTAATAATATAACATTAAGTGTTGTACAACCAGATCTAAATTTCCCTGAATACAAAAAGGGAAGATATAGAAACTACAGTAGACATATACAATTTTTCATAACTTTAAATGGAGAATGGACAACTTCTATAACACCTCAAGTACTTTCTGTTGATAATTCATCTAATGGCATAACACGCATTACTTTAGAGTGTAAAGATGGGTTTCCAGTAGAATTAAAATTGATAAAGCTGTAA